The Acidobacteriota bacterium sequence TCACCCGGATGACGGGTGACGTCGGCCGGGCAGAGGACCTGGCGCACGACGCCCTGGTGGCCGCGCTCGAGCAGTGGCCCGGGGCCGGCATCCCCGACAACCCGGGGGCCTGGCTGACGGCCGTCGCCAAACGCAAGGCCATCGACGTCAGGCGCCGTGCGGCGATGCAGGAGCGCAAGCACGCCGAAGTGGGCTACGAACACGAGGCGCGGCAGTCGGACGCCGCACCGGATCTCGACGCAGGTCTGGACCGGCCGATTGGCGACGACCTCCTGTGCCTCGTGTTCACCTGCTGCCACCCGCTGCTGTCGATGGAGGCCCGCGTCGCGTTGACGCTGCGCCTCCTGGGCGGGCTCACCACCGCCGAGATCGCGCGGGCGTTCCTCGTCGCCGAGCCGACGATCGCCCAGCGGGTCGTCCGTGCGAAGCGGACGCTCGCCGAAGCGCGCGTGCCCTTCGAAATCCCGCGCGCGTCCGAATGGCCCGAACGGCTGGCCTCGGTCGAGCAGGTCATCTACCTGGTGTTCAACGAGGGGTACACGGCCACGGCCGGCGGCGACTGGATGCGTCCGGCACTCTGCGACGAGGCGTTGCGGCTCGGCCGCGTACTCGCCGAGCTGATGCCGCACGAGGCGGAAGTCCACGGCCTCGTGGCGCTGATGGAGATTCAGGCGTCCCGTCTGCCCGCGCGTGCGGGTCCGACGGGCGAGCCCATCCTGCTGCTCGATCAGGATCGCGCTCGCTGGGATCGGCTGCTCATCCGGCGCGGGCTGGCGGCCCTGGCGCGGGCCGAGGCGCTCGGGGGAGCGTTCGGGCCGTACACGCTGCAGGCGGCCATCGCGGCGTGCCACGCGCGTGCGGCGACCGCGACCGCGACCGATTGGGGCCGGATCGCCGCGCTGTACGACGCGCTCGCAGAGGTCGCCCCTTCGCCGGTCGTGGAGCTGAACCGGGCCGTCGCCGTGGGAATGGCGTTCGGACCTGCGGCAGGGCTCGAACTCGTCGAGGCGCTGGCTGAGGAGCCGGCCCTCCGTTCCACGCACCTCTTGCCCGCCGTGCAGGGCGACCTGCTCGCGCGGCTCGGACGGATGACCGACGCCCGCAGGGCCTTCGAGCGGTCGGCCTCGCTCACGCGGAACCTCCGCGAGCGCGACGTTCTCCTCGCCAGAGCCGCAGACTGCCTTCGCGACGCGCGCGGAGAGCCGTCGGACACGTCTGGCGGCGGACCCAACGCGCCCGGATCGTGAGGTCGGCGACGCGGCCGAGTCCTCACCATCCTTCGATTCTGAGGGGCGACCCGACGTGCAGGTACCGCATCGACCTCGCACCTCGCGCTCACGCCTGAGCCGGGGCCGCCGACAGGGGGCGCCACCGAGCCGACCCGCCCTCGAGGCGGCAGGCGCTTGAGCATGAGCCACTCGCCGACGTGAAGGACTCTCGTCCCGGATCGGACGTTTCCGGACGATCCTCTGGTCATCGTTCCCCGCGCGACCTGAGCCACGACGCGGCGTTCCCGGCGGACCTGCGGAGAACCTCTGCCGGCTGCGCGGGCGTCCTACGTGGACGCGCCTCCGCACCGGCGCCATAATCGACGGCGTCCACGCGTCGTGGCGCCGGAACGCCCTTCCTGCCGGCCGCTGGTGGACCGGCGGGGACGCGGCACCGTACGGAGGTCCCGAGTCCATGACGGGCGTCACGCCCTGCCGTCGGCGTCTCGCGCACCGGGTCGGTCCACCACTCGCGACCGTCGTGCTCACCGCGACGGCCGCCATGCTGGCCACCTGGCCGTTGGCCCGCGAGATGGCGAGCGCGACGCTGCGCGACGGCGAGGTGCTGCTCACGGCGTGGCAGATCAACTCCTATCACCACGCACTGCTCAGCGCCCCCTGGACCTGGCTCGACGCGAACATCTTCTTCCCGTACGACCGCGCCTCGACGTTCAACGACCTTCTGCTCGCCCACGCCCTCGTCACGCTGCCGGCGGGCTGGGCCGACTCGCCCGTGCTCGCCCTCAACCTGGCGCTGCTCGGCGGCATCGTCCTCTGCGGCGTGTTCGCGTCTCTGCTGGTCGACGAACTCGTCGACGCACCGTGGATCGCCGCGGTGGCCGGCACACTCTTCGCCCTGACGCCGTTCCGTTTCCTTCATCTCGGGCACCTGTCGATGGCGGCCGCGTGGGCCGTCCCGCTTTTCCTGTGGGCGTTGCTCGCGCACCTGCGACAGCCGTCGTGGTCGCGGGCGGCCCTCGCCTCGGCGAGCGGCGTGCTGGTGGGCCTTTCGTCGGTCTACCTCGCCGTCTACGTCGCGCCGATCGTGCCGGTCCTCCTGCTCGTCGGTGCCCGCCGCGGGCCGGGTGGACGCGCAGCATGGATGCCCTTGCTCGTGACGGCCGTGCCCGGCCTGGTCCTGCTCGCCGCGTGCCTCGTGCCGTATGCCGCCACGCTCGATGCCTTCGGCGTGGCAGCGGCCCCCGGTGACCTCGTGCGCTACGGCGCCGATCTGACGTCGCTTCGCCAGCGACCGGAGTTCCTGGCAGGCTCGACGCCTGGCGTGGCAGTCGACCCCGAAGCGCAACTCTACCCGGGCGCTGCGCTCGGATGGCTGTCGGCCGCGGGCCTTCTCGCCGCCGTCGCCTCAACCCTTCGACGCGAAGAGGCGTCGCGGTGGCATCTGACGGCACTCCTCACCCTCGCGCTCGGCGCGGGCCTCGGCGTTGCGATGCCACTCGACGGCGTCTGGCGGGAGGCCTGGCGATTCATCGTCCTGGCGCTCATCTGGGTCGGGCCGGTCCTCGCCTTCGCGTGGGCTTTCGCGAGCGTGCGGTCGCGTCAGCCGACCCGCCCACAGGCAGCGATTCGACTCGGCATCGCCGGTGCCGCCGTCACCTTCGCGCTCGCCCTCGGGCCGGAGGCCCGCCACGCGACCGAGACGATCGGACCCGCGCCATACAGCCTGCTCACCTCCGCCTCCCGAGCGTTCGAGGGCACCCGAGTGCCGGCTCGTTTCGGCGGCCTGACGATCTTGTTTCTCGCGATCGCGTCGGCTGGGCTGCTTGCCGGACTCGCGCGTTCACGCCAGCGCCTGGCGCGGTGGGCAGGCGTGGTCGCCGCGGCTCTTGCGCTCGTGGCGACAGCGCGCGAGCTTCCGGTCCCACCGCTGCCCGAGGGGCTCGAACTCGTCGAGCAGACCGACCTGCACCATCCTGCCTATCGCTGGCTTCGCCAGCAGCAAGGCCAGCTCGCGATTCTCGAGCTGCCCGACTGGCCCACCACCGCACCGGTCGGCTGGGAGTTCCGCGAATGGCGTGCGCTGCGCTACATGCTCGCGTCGAAGCAGCACGGCCAGCATCTTGCCAACGGCAGCGGACGCATCGAACCGCTTCTCTGGTCGCGCTTCCGTCAGAACGAGCCGTGGAGCGATGCGTTCTTCGGCTTCATCACAGCGTACTTCCCCGTCGACTACGTCCTGCTGCACGAGGCTGGCCTGCCGCCGGACGCGCGCGAGGTCGTGCGCGCACGTATCGCCCGGCGCATCGACGGCTGGAACGAGGTGTTCAGCGGCGGAGGCGTCAGCGTCTTCACTGTCGACCGTTCCTTCGGCCAGGGCACGCGCGTCGACCGCCTGGTGCGGCGACGTGACGCGAGCCCCGTGAGCGAGATCACGTTCTCGGTGCGACGCGCACCGCCTCACGACGAGGCGCCCGGTCACGACGCCTCGAACCCGGTGGTCGTCGACCTCTTCCGGGACGACGAGCCCGTGGGGTCGTGGCCGCTCGACGGCGAATGGCGAGAGGTGGTCGTGCGGATTCCGGTCGGCGCCGTCTCACCGGCAGGTTGGGAAGCCTGGCCTCGTACCACGACGCTGCTCCGCTGG is a genomic window containing:
- a CDS encoding RNA polymerase sigma factor → MTAPDVHRAIETAWRIEAPKVIAVLTRMTGDVGRAEDLAHDALVAALEQWPGAGIPDNPGAWLTAVAKRKAIDVRRRAAMQERKHAEVGYEHEARQSDAAPDLDAGLDRPIGDDLLCLVFTCCHPLLSMEARVALTLRLLGGLTTAEIARAFLVAEPTIAQRVVRAKRTLAEARVPFEIPRASEWPERLASVEQVIYLVFNEGYTATAGGDWMRPALCDEALRLGRVLAELMPHEAEVHGLVALMEIQASRLPARAGPTGEPILLLDQDRARWDRLLIRRGLAALARAEALGGAFGPYTLQAAIAACHARAATATATDWGRIAALYDALAEVAPSPVVELNRAVAVGMAFGPAAGLELVEALAEEPALRSTHLLPAVQGDLLARLGRMTDARRAFERSASLTRNLRERDVLLARAADCLRDARGEPSDTSGGGPNAPGS